Proteins encoded in a region of the Mycobacterium branderi genome:
- a CDS encoding phosphoribosyl-ATP diphosphatase: protein MKQSLAVKTFEDLFAELGERARTRPAGSSTVAALDSGVHAVGKKILEEAGEVWLAAEHEPDDALAEEISQLLYWTQVLMIARGLTLDDVYRKL from the coding sequence ATGAAACAATCGCTGGCCGTGAAGACGTTCGAAGATCTGTTCGCCGAACTCGGCGAGCGCGCCCGCACCAGGCCGGCCGGCAGCAGCACGGTCGCCGCGCTGGACAGCGGAGTGCATGCCGTCGGCAAGAAGATCCTCGAAGAGGCCGGCGAAGTGTGGTTGGCGGCCGAACACGAACCCGACGACGCCCTCGCCGAGGAGATCAGCCAATTGCTGTACTGGACGCAGGTACTGATGATCGCGCGCGGACTGACGCTCGACGACGTGTATCGGAAGCTGTGA